One Saprospiraceae bacterium genomic region harbors:
- a CDS encoding nucleotidyltransferase domain-containing protein, translated as MILKEKYKEMLSRIFTIYNYPYQVWAYGSRVNGDAHDGSDLDLVIRMKSGEAFPMQEFFELQNTINQSNVPILIDLRDWHHLPESFQKNILNQHEVFYDSEPQ; from the coding sequence ATGATATTGAAGGAAAAGTATAAAGAAATGTTGTCGAGGATATTTACAATTTATAATTATCCTTATCAAGTCTGGGCCTATGGAAGCCGGGTAAATGGAGATGCACATGATGGAAGCGATCTTGATCTCGTAATTCGAATGAAAAGTGGAGAAGCTTTTCCAATGCAGGAATTTTTTGAACTTCAAAACACGATCAATCAATCCAACGTACCCATCCTGATTGATCTGCGCGATTGGCACCACCTGCCGGAAAGTTTTCAGAAAAACATATTGAACCAGCATGAAGTCTTTTATGACAGTGAGCCACAATGA
- a CDS encoding nucleotidyltransferase substrate binding protein, protein MKLDTHYFDRCILILERAYTLLNSADSKEIEYDLYRSACIKEFEIILEQSGKLLKKRLKIYFSSSGKVDTLSFKEIFKYAVVHGIMNEETC, encoded by the coding sequence ATGAAGTTAGATACCCATTATTTTGATCGATGTATATTAATTCTGGAAAGAGCTTATACATTATTGAATTCTGCAGATTCGAAAGAAATTGAATATGATTTGTACAGATCGGCTTGTATAAAAGAGTTTGAGATCATCCTGGAGCAAAGTGGAAAACTTTTAAAGAAAAGGCTAAAAATTTATTTCTCTTCATCAGGCAAAGTAGACACACTGTCATTTAAAGAAATATTTAAATATGCAGTTGTTCATGGCATTATGAATGAGGAAACATGCTAA